In one Nitrospirota bacterium genomic region, the following are encoded:
- a CDS encoding type II toxin-antitoxin system RelE/ParE family toxin, producing MKFYFHPDAEAELDRTIEYYEQCQRGLGLIFAEEVYATIARIIEYPDAWSILSKNSRRCFVTRFPYGVVYQIKSSALRITAVAHLNRRPGYWKKRN from the coding sequence GAAATTCTATTTTCACCCCGATGCTGAAGCAGAGCTTGATAGGACAATTGAGTATTACGAACAATGTCAACGAGGGCTTGGTTTAATCTTTGCCGAAGAAGTTTATGCCACTATTGCTCGGATTATTGAATATCCAGATGCGTGGTCAATCTTATCTAAAAACTCCCGCCGTTGTTTTGTCACGAGGTTCCCTTATGGGGTTGTTTATCAAATAAAATCTTCCGCTCTTCGCATCACTGCAGTAGCCCATCTTAATCGACGGCCTGGCTACTGGAAAAAAAGAAATTAA